One Solanum lycopersicum chromosome 4, SLM_r2.1 DNA window includes the following coding sequences:
- the LOC104647203 gene encoding uncharacterized protein: MYTNKTSIQRESFVIQVSENFQSSSQVISPSSNKLINFSAMKLFDRFRKIVMRFVFPIPTSSRRRPSRAGATMSATGPGSGQRRRSCDRPDPPKTSCSSYYSSTSHYNEAIADCIEFFNKSSQDQGIFSGRKSDVIV; encoded by the coding sequence ATGTACACTAACAAAACTTCTATTCAAAGAGAAAGCTTTGTTATTCAAGTTTCAGAAAATTTTCAATCTTCATCTCAAGTTATTAGCCCTTCTtctaataaattaatcaatttctcCGCTATGAAGCTTTTCGATCGCTTTCGCAAGATCGTCATGCGATTCGTTTTCCCTATCCCAACGTCTAGCCGGAGGAGGCCGAGTCGGGCTGGGGCAACGATGTCGGCAACCGGGCCGGGCTCAGGACAGAGACGGAGATCCTGTGACCGGCCCGATCCGCCGAAGACCTCATGTAGCTCTTATTATTCATCAACTTCTCATTATAATGAAGCTATTGCTGATTGTATAGAGTTTTTTAATAAGTCATCACAAGATCAAGGTATTTTTAGTGGTAGAAAATCAGACGTTATTGtgtga
- the LOC101261325 gene encoding uncharacterized protein: MKKRTSSTIALFFSHFLALFLMALLTFLPETSEKNQPSKRRKKQQKQNKEKQKQPSSWDQFKNLLTCKQIENSTVHDPASKNPPPSAAAAAPAGAYSKLSSCSSICSFRDVVHGNTRVVHRADNSPESSSLGQETRLLSKNKTSHHDPSSSSSRSLARSNGNGSSTYTTSSRGMQFRKLSGCYECHMIVDPSRYPLPRSTICACPDCGEVFPKIESLEHHQAVKHAVSELGPEDSSRNIVEIIFKSSWLKKDNPICKIERILKVHNTKRTIQRFEDCRDAVKIHAVATGKKNPRCAADGNELLRFYCTSLTCALGARGSSSLCGSVPGCGVCTTIRHGFQGNKTSGVRTTASSGRAHDCLGSGMARRRAMIVCRVIAGRVKQNVGASPTKEEENCSGSGSDSGSGLSATGSTIYNSVAGHVGIYSNLEELYVFNPRAILPCFVVIYEALES; encoded by the exons atGAAAAAGAGAACTTCTTCAACAATTGCTCTGTTTTTTTCCCATTTTCTTGCTCTGTTTTTAATGGCACTGTTAACATTTTTACCAGAAACATCAGAAAAAAATCAACCTTCAAAGAGGaggaaaaaacaacaaaaacagaaTAAGGAGAAACAAAAGCAGCCATCTTCATGGGATCAATTCAAAAACTTATTGACTTGTAAACAAATTGAAAACTCAACTGTTCATGATCCTGCTTCCAAAAACCCTCCTCCttctgctgctgctgctgctccTGCTGGAGCTTACTCTAAGTTGAGTTCTTGTAGCTCCATATGCAGTTTCAG GGATGTGGTACATGGCAACACAAGAGTGGTACATAGAGCTGATAATTCCCCAGAAAGTAGCAGTTTAGGCCAAGAAACTCGTCTTCTAAGCAAGAATAAAACTTCACATCATGATCCTTCATCTTCAAGTTCGAGATCTCTTGCTAGATCAAACGGTAATGGTAGCTCCACATACACTACTTCATCAAGAGGAATGCAATTTCGTAAGCTATCTGGATGTTATGAGTGTCACATGATAGTAGATCCTAGCAg gtaCCCTTTACCAAGGTCAACAATTTGTGCATGTCCAGATTGTGGAgaagtttttccaaaaattgagAGCTTAGAACATCATCAAGCAGTTAAACATGCtg TGTCAGAGTTGGGTCCGGAAGATTCAAGCCGTAACATAGTGGAAATAATCTTCAAATCAAGCTGGCTTAAAAAGGATAATCCGATCTGTAAGATCGAACGGATATTAAAAGTCCACAACACCAAACGCACGATCCAACGGTTCGAGGACTGTAGGGACGCGGTGAAGATACATGCAGTGGCCACAGGCAAGAAAAACCCAAGATGTGCAGCTGATGGAAATGAGCTGCTTAGATTTTACTGCACGAGCCTTACGTGCGCCCTTGGTGCACGTGGCTCGTCCAGCTTGTGTGGCTCGGTACCCGGTTGTGGAGTTTGCACTACCATACGTCACGGTTTCCAAGGAAACAAAACTAGTGGAGTCCGCACAACTGCTAGTAGTGGGCGGGCCCACGATTGTCTTGGTAGCGGTATGGCCCGACGCAGGGCCATGATCGTGTGTCGGGTCATTGCTGGTAGAGTCAAGCAGAATGTGGGCGCTTCTCCCACGAAAGAGGAGGAGAATTGCTCTGGCTCTGGTTCTGATTCTGGTTCTGGCTTGTCTGCTACTGGCTCTACCATATACAATTCAGTAGCTGGACATGTAGGGATTTACTCAAATCTCGAGGAATTATACGTATTTAATCCAAGGGCTATACTTCCATGCTTTGTTGTGATATACGAAGCATTGGAATCTTAG
- the LOC101248672 gene encoding WEB family protein At1g75720, whose translation MEESEGVTTMMGKAEIDTSAPFRSVKEAVMLFGERVLAGELYSANKLKQKQDGSSHEDESDDSFNDELIETKQRLERAREERLVMATCLSSLEEELERTRNELNNLKFEQQKVMVSEIEDLKYIEKSQIMSHDQNNIEFHKKRYVTFANPSQGDDHDHVVLLQNHPSINKKKKKKISLIIPLIGGIFSRKRGSNSDNNIQSARV comes from the exons ATGGAAGAATCAGAAGGAGTGACCACAATGATGGGAAAGGCGGAGATCGATACGAGTGCTCCATTTCGTTCGGTTAAGGAGGCAGTCATGTTGTTCGGAGAAAGAGTTCTTGCTGGAGAACTCTACTCTGCTAATAAGCTTAAACAG aAACAGGATGGATCGAGTCATGAAGACGAAAGCGACGACTCGTTTAATGATGAGTTAATTGAGACAAAGCAAAGACTAGAAAGGGCAAGAGAAGAAAGATTGGTAATGGCTACATGTCTCTCTTCTTTAGAAGAAGAACTTGAACGCACAAGAAATGAGCTTAATAACCTAAAATTTGAGCAACAAAAAGTCATGGTATCAGAAATTGAAGACCTAAAATATATAGAGAAATCACAAATTATGTCACATGATCAAAATAATATTGAGTTTCACAAAAAAAGATATGTCACATTTGCAAATCCTTCACAAGGTGATGATCATGATCATGTTGTATTATTACAAAACCATCCTTCaatcaacaagaagaaaaagaaaaaaatatcccTAATCATACCATTGATTGGGGGAATTTTTTCTAGGAAAAGAGGTAGTAATTCGGATAATAACATTCAATCTGCTCGAGTTTAA